Proteins encoded by one window of Nitrospirota bacterium:
- the hisB gene encoding imidazoleglycerol-phosphate dehydratase HisB, giving the protein MRKAKVERKTKETNVRISINLDGTGDYKINTSIPFLDHMLSLMAKHGHIDINAEAKGDIEVDYHHLIEDIGIVLGEAVKKALGQKLRIRRYGEALTPMDESLVQTVIDLSGRPYLIYKVKPPKDSTLKGAGMSIFEDFFRSLTNHAGMNLHIMLLYGRDPHHIFEAVFKGVGRALRSAVEIHPKTKGIPSTKGML; this is encoded by the coding sequence ATGAGAAAGGCAAAAGTTGAAAGAAAGACCAAAGAAACGAACGTAAGAATCAGCATTAACCTTGACGGCACAGGAGACTATAAGATAAACACCTCAATTCCGTTTCTGGACCATATGCTGAGCCTCATGGCCAAGCACGGACATATAGACATTAACGCAGAGGCCAAAGGCGATATTGAAGTTGATTACCACCATTTAATTGAAGACATAGGCATTGTGCTTGGCGAGGCAGTCAAAAAAGCCCTTGGACAAAAACTCAGGATCAGGCGCTACGGCGAGGCGCTTACGCCCATGGATGAAAGCCTTGTGCAGACAGTCATAGACCTCAGTGGAAGACCATACCTCATCTACAAAGTCAAACCGCCCAAAGACAGCACCTTAAAAGGCGCCGGCATGTCTATCTTTGAGGACTTCTTTAGGTCGCTGACAAATCACGCAGGCATGAATCTCCATATAATGCTTCTTTACGGCCGCGACCCGCATCACATTTTTGAGGCAGTATTTAAAGGCGTCGGCAGGGCATTAAGAAGCGCAGTTGAGATACATCCCAAAACAAAGGGCATACCGTCAACGAAGGGTATGCTCTAA
- a CDS encoding prepilin-type N-terminal cleavage/methylation domain-containing protein, with the protein MRFKIIKGFTLVELTVIIVIIGVLAAFAVPRYRDAAERSKAREAFNYLASVRASQERFHARQHTYAGAITSMDMRMGAPKYFKVGQVTAGNSGNIEDSWSLTLTRQGSTAGYGAYTVTFTEQGFDVTSSMIAALPEINPM; encoded by the coding sequence ATGAGATTTAAAATAATAAAAGGATTTACACTTGTTGAGCTGACAGTCATTATTGTGATAATCGGCGTTCTTGCCGCATTTGCGGTGCCGAGATACCGTGATGCGGCTGAGCGTTCAAAGGCAAGGGAGGCGTTTAATTATCTTGCCTCGGTTAGGGCTTCTCAGGAAAGATTCCATGCACGTCAGCACACATATGCAGGCGCTATAACAAGCATGGACATGAGGATGGGCGCGCCCAAGTATTTCAAAGTGGGGCAGGTCACAGCAGGCAATTCCGGCAACATTGAGGATTCATGGTCGCTTACGCTTACACGTCAGGGTTCAACAGCAGGTTATGGCGCATATACGGTCACATTTACAGAGCAGGGATTTGATGTGACAAGCAGTATGATTGCTGCATTGCCTGAAATCAATCCGATGTGA
- a CDS encoding PAS domain S-box protein, with protein MQEAVRKLTYLIFLRAVLVTVLLGSYYLPKIGFSTIAQPVVFSYFVILLYLLTAIYILFLRQIKNISQYIIFAYTQIVIDILAETILLYLTGGLASWFSFLFPVSIISAAIMLNRRACYAAATLSSCMYGLLITLQFAGILPVTTDIVFMEKDYFYNIFSHITIFYLVAFLSGYHSEKLYRTTRSLEEKNTILSDLKVFSRDIIESMTSGVFTTDLNWKIVTFNTSAQKILKCSFDSVEGKDTSEIFPFLGGSKRVSLERIEGTVIVDGRSVPVGMGISALKDSLGKQIGIIGVFQDLTEFKAMEAEVKKKEKWAFIGELSASIAHELRNPLASLKASIDMLREKKVSSEYADHLMQIALSEMDRLNAIITDFLLYAKPQEPNKTSFDLHQYLSDVATLLRSSETGKKNVTISEDIEGQMLITGDPKQLLQVFWNLGINALDAVTDGGNISISTRKTSSTVEILFKDTGTGINQENIDKIFYPFFTTKDNGTGLGLAITQKIVEAHGGRIMVKSKSDGTTFRVMLPANN; from the coding sequence ATGCAAGAGGCTGTAAGAAAACTTACATATCTGATATTTCTCAGGGCAGTGCTGGTCACCGTCCTGCTTGGTTCATATTATCTCCCGAAAATCGGTTTCAGCACAATTGCACAGCCGGTCGTATTTTCCTACTTTGTGATTTTGCTGTATTTGCTGACGGCAATCTACATACTTTTTCTCCGGCAGATAAAAAATATCTCCCAGTATATCATCTTTGCATACACCCAGATTGTGATTGATATCCTTGCCGAGACAATTCTTCTTTATCTGACAGGAGGTCTGGCAAGCTGGTTTTCGTTTTTGTTTCCTGTCAGCATAATTTCAGCGGCGATAATGCTCAACCGCCGCGCCTGCTATGCTGCGGCAACACTCAGCAGCTGCATGTACGGACTGCTTATAACACTTCAGTTTGCAGGCATACTGCCTGTCACCACTGATATTGTTTTTATGGAAAAAGATTACTTTTATAACATTTTCTCTCACATTACCATCTTCTACCTTGTCGCCTTTCTAAGCGGTTATCATTCTGAAAAACTGTACAGGACCACCCGCAGTCTTGAAGAAAAAAATACAATCTTAAGCGACCTGAAGGTCTTCAGCAGGGACATAATTGAAAGCATGACAAGCGGCGTTTTTACAACAGACCTGAACTGGAAGATCGTTACCTTCAATACCTCTGCGCAGAAAATCCTTAAATGCAGTTTTGACAGCGTAGAGGGCAAAGATACTTCGGAAATATTCCCTTTTCTGGGCGGCTCAAAAAGAGTGTCTTTGGAGAGGATTGAGGGTACGGTTATAGTAGACGGTCGTTCTGTTCCTGTAGGGATGGGGATATCGGCGCTTAAGGACAGCCTGGGAAAACAGATAGGGATAATCGGTGTTTTTCAGGATCTGACAGAATTCAAGGCAATGGAGGCAGAGGTCAAAAAAAAGGAAAAGTGGGCCTTCATAGGAGAGCTTTCAGCATCCATTGCGCATGAACTCAGAAACCCGCTTGCATCGCTTAAGGCCTCCATTGATATGCTCCGTGAAAAAAAGGTTTCAAGCGAATATGCGGACCACCTCATGCAGATAGCGCTTTCAGAAATGGACAGACTGAATGCAATCATTACTGACTTTTTGCTGTATGCAAAACCGCAGGAACCGAATAAGACTTCCTTTGATTTACATCAGTACCTGAGTGACGTTGCCACGCTTTTGCGCAGTTCAGAAACAGGCAAGAAAAATGTTACTATATCCGAGGATATTGAGGGGCAGATGCTCATTACAGGGGACCCGAAACAGCTTTTACAGGTCTTCTGGAATCTCGGCATCAATGCGCTTGACGCTGTCACTGACGGAGGAAATATAAGCATCAGCACAAGGAAAACCAGCAGCACGGTAGAGATTTTATTTAAGGATACCGGCACAGGAATCAATCAGGAAAACATAGACAAAATATTTTATCCCTTTTTCACCACAAAGGATAATGGAACAGGGCTGGGGCTTGCGATAACGCAAAAAATTGTGGAAGCGCACGGAGGCAGGATTATGGTTAAATCCAAAAGCGACGGCACAACATTCAGGGTAATGCTGCCTGCAAATAATTGA
- the hisC gene encoding histidinol-phosphate transaminase — MNIKKLVKPNIRSLSAYEAKDIACAVKLDANESPYSAFSVQKKFQTLNRYPDPEAKALRKLIAREFSLRPENILHGNGSDELIYYLITTFGGPVLYPVPTFSMYGIISQALGEKKIEIPLDKEFDLDLEKILNAIKKYKPKLIFLSSPNNPTGNCFSSDKILKILSLFTVHCSLVVVDEAYHPFAGDKSFTPMLKDYKNLVILRTLSKIGLAGLRVGFLLADKNIVNEVNKVRLPFNLNSLSQTIASDALKDKALIKSYIRTIVKEREKLFNKLSEIKGISPCPSEANFILFKTENPAKIYKGLLKKGVLVRNLNGVVKGCLRVTVGTPEENRVFLRALKNTI; from the coding sequence ATGAATATCAAAAAATTAGTAAAACCAAATATCCGCTCCCTGTCGGCATATGAAGCAAAGGATATTGCGTGCGCAGTAAAGCTTGACGCAAATGAAAGTCCATATTCAGCGTTCAGTGTCCAAAAAAAATTTCAAACTTTAAACCGATACCCTGATCCGGAGGCAAAGGCATTAAGAAAACTCATTGCAAGGGAATTCAGTCTCCGGCCCGAAAACATACTTCACGGAAACGGCTCGGATGAACTCATTTATTATCTAATAACAACCTTCGGAGGCCCTGTTTTATATCCTGTCCCAACGTTTTCAATGTACGGGATTATCTCACAGGCGCTCGGTGAAAAAAAAATTGAGATACCGCTTGATAAAGAGTTTGATCTTGATCTTGAAAAAATCCTTAATGCAATAAAAAAATACAAGCCTAAACTTATTTTTTTAAGCTCGCCTAATAATCCCACAGGCAACTGCTTTTCCTCGGATAAGATTTTGAAAATCTTGTCACTGTTCACTGTTCACTGTTCACTTGTTGTAGTTGACGAGGCATACCACCCGTTTGCAGGCGATAAAAGTTTTACGCCGATGCTTAAAGACTATAAGAATCTTGTTATACTTAGAACATTAAGCAAAATCGGGCTTGCAGGCTTAAGGGTGGGCTTTCTTTTGGCTGATAAAAATATAGTCAATGAGGTAAATAAGGTAAGGCTTCCTTTTAATCTCAACTCCCTTTCCCAGACAATCGCATCTGATGCTTTGAAAGACAAAGCATTGATAAAGTCATATATCAGGACCATCGTCAAGGAAAGGGAAAAGCTCTTTAATAAACTGTCGGAAATAAAAGGCATCAGTCCCTGCCCCTCTGAGGCAAATTTTATTTTGTTTAAAACAGAGAATCCTGCTAAAATCTATAAAGGGCTCCTGAAGAAGGGCGTGCTTGTGAGAAACTTAAACGGGGTTGTTAAAGGGTGTCTGAGGGTGACGGTCGGGACGCCGGAGGAAAACAGGGTTTTTTTAAGGGCGCTGAAGAACACAATATGA